A genomic window from Gemmatimonadaceae bacterium includes:
- a CDS encoding ABC transporter permease produces MTEALLAFWDGAFGSAFAFWSATLVRATPLLLVGVALALAFRAGVLNIGAEGQLVVGAVAAAVVALAGASLPSVLLIPAMVLAGALGGAVWAGIAAWLRQRYGVLEVISTIMLNFVAAALISWVVRGPLQEPTKVYPMSLTFAEAARWPFLLSGQRLHLGFLLGVLVAMLAWYVLTHAAAGFRVRAAGAGPRAAESAGGIGVRGLTSRVFVLSGAIAGVAGASEVGGVTWALYEGISPGYGYTGIAVALLARLDPRWVVVTAVFFGALEAGGASMQRIAGVPAVSVQIVTACTLLGVLALGRWQRTRRSAASA; encoded by the coding sequence GTGACCGAGGCGCTGCTGGCCTTCTGGGACGGCGCCTTCGGCTCGGCTTTCGCCTTCTGGTCGGCGACGCTCGTGCGCGCCACGCCGTTGCTCCTCGTGGGCGTGGCACTGGCGCTGGCCTTTCGCGCGGGCGTGCTCAACATCGGCGCCGAGGGACAGCTGGTCGTCGGTGCGGTCGCGGCGGCCGTGGTCGCGCTCGCGGGCGCGTCGCTGCCAAGCGTGCTGCTTATCCCGGCAATGGTGCTGGCCGGCGCGCTCGGCGGGGCGGTGTGGGCGGGCATCGCCGCGTGGCTGCGGCAGCGCTATGGCGTGCTCGAAGTGATCAGCACGATCATGCTGAATTTCGTCGCGGCGGCGCTCATCAGTTGGGTGGTGCGCGGCCCGTTGCAGGAGCCGACCAAGGTGTACCCGATGTCGCTGACGTTCGCGGAGGCGGCACGCTGGCCGTTCCTGCTGAGCGGACAGCGCCTGCACCTTGGATTCTTGCTCGGCGTGCTCGTTGCGATGCTCGCCTGGTACGTGCTGACGCACGCAGCGGCTGGGTTTCGGGTGCGGGCGGCGGGGGCGGGTCCACGCGCCGCCGAGAGCGCCGGGGGCATCGGCGTGCGGGGCCTCACCTCGCGCGTGTTCGTCCTCAGCGGCGCGATCGCTGGTGTGGCGGGTGCCAGCGAGGTCGGTGGCGTGACGTGGGCGCTGTACGAAGGCATCTCGCCGGGATACGGCTATACCGGCATCGCCGTCGCCTTGCTCGCGCGCCTCGATCCGCGGTGGGTGGTGGTGACGGCGGTGTTTTTCGGCGCGCTCGAGGCTGGCGGCGCGTCGATGCAACGCATCGCCGGAGTGCCGGCCGTCTCCGTCCAGATCGTCACGGCCTGTACGCTGCTGGGCGTGCTGGCCCTCGGCCGCTGGCAGCGCACGCGTCGGTCCGCGGCGAGCGCGTGA
- a CDS encoding ATP-binding cassette domain-containing protein produces the protein MSAAALALHDIHKRFGETQALAGASCVVRAGTVHALLGENGAGKTTLMRIAFGMLAPDAGQVACADRRGPFVSEREAIAAGIGMVHQHFMLVPALSVAENVALGGRGPLRPDSVAERVRTVSERMGLHIDPAATVRDLPVGAQQRAELVRALARDARVVILDEPTAVLTPSESDELYRWMRRFAADGGSVVLVTHKVREALAVADDVTVLRRGRTVLTGTAAALGEADVLEAIVGTAIATTDETPLPSSSGEVVFALEAATVADDTGVVRLHPTTLTVRRGEILGVLGVEGAGQRELLRLLAGRLAPSSGRVHAPARVGFVPEDRLHDAVIPEFTLTENRALAGAGARRGWLDWHAEREAARAIIDDFGVRTAGEGAAMRTLSGGNQQRFVVGRERQIAPDALVAENPTRGLDVRATAQVLATIRAVAREQNGAAVVHSSDLDEIVSLTQRVVVCFGGTVREVAPPAQPGDREPYARALVGALA, from the coding sequence GTGAGCGCAGCGGCGCTCGCCCTCCACGACATCCACAAGCGCTTCGGCGAGACGCAGGCGCTGGCCGGTGCGTCGTGCGTGGTGCGCGCCGGCACGGTGCACGCCCTGCTCGGCGAGAACGGCGCAGGCAAGACCACGCTGATGCGCATCGCGTTCGGAATGCTCGCGCCTGATGCCGGACAAGTCGCGTGCGCCGACCGGCGCGGGCCCTTTGTGTCGGAGCGCGAGGCGATTGCGGCGGGCATCGGGATGGTGCACCAGCACTTTATGCTCGTGCCCGCGCTGAGCGTCGCGGAAAACGTTGCGCTCGGCGGCCGCGGCCCCCTCCGCCCTGATTCCGTGGCGGAGCGCGTGCGCACGGTGAGCGAACGAATGGGCCTGCACATCGACCCCGCGGCGACCGTGCGCGACCTTCCGGTAGGTGCGCAGCAGCGCGCTGAGTTGGTACGCGCGCTGGCGCGCGATGCGCGCGTGGTCATCCTCGACGAACCCACCGCCGTGTTGACGCCGAGCGAGAGCGATGAGCTCTATCGGTGGATGCGTCGCTTCGCCGCGGACGGGGGGAGCGTGGTGCTGGTCACGCACAAGGTGCGCGAAGCCTTGGCCGTGGCCGATGACGTCACGGTGCTGCGGCGCGGGCGCACCGTGCTGACCGGTACCGCTGCTGCGCTTGGCGAGGCTGACGTGCTCGAGGCGATCGTCGGTACGGCGATCGCGACGACGGACGAGACGCCCCTGCCGAGTTCAAGTGGCGAGGTCGTGTTCGCGCTGGAAGCGGCGACGGTGGCGGACGACACCGGCGTCGTGCGGTTGCACCCGACCACGCTGACTGTCCGACGCGGTGAAATCCTCGGAGTGCTCGGCGTCGAGGGTGCGGGGCAGCGCGAGCTCCTGCGGCTGCTCGCCGGACGGCTCGCGCCGAGCAGCGGTCGGGTGCACGCGCCGGCGCGCGTGGGCTTCGTGCCTGAAGACCGGCTGCACGACGCCGTCATCCCGGAGTTCACGCTCACCGAGAACCGCGCGCTCGCTGGCGCGGGTGCGCGCCGCGGCTGGTTGGATTGGCACGCGGAGCGCGAGGCAGCGCGGGCCATCATCGATGACTTCGGTGTCCGCACGGCTGGAGAGGGTGCCGCGATGCGCACGCTGTCCGGCGGTAACCAGCAGCGGTTCGTCGTCGGGCGCGAGCGGCAGATTGCTCCCGACGCGCTGGTCGCCGAGAACCCGACGCGCGGGCTCGACGTCCGCGCAACGGCGCAGGTGCTGGCAACGATCCGCGCCGTGGCCCGCGAACAGAACGGCGCCGCCGTCGTGCACTCCAGCGATCTCGACGAGATCGTGTCGTTGACGCAGCGCGTCGTGGTCTGCTTCGGCGGCACGGTGCGCGAGGTCGCGCCTCCCGCGCAACCCGGTGACCGCGAGCCGTACGCGCGCGCGTTGGTGGGAGCGCTGGCGTGA
- a CDS encoding Nif3-like dinuclear metal center hexameric protein, whose amino-acid sequence MTVSLSDLAAYLEPLLQISTTPDYPPALNGVQVGHRGPVRKLAAAVDASQRTIAMAAAANANVLLVHHGLFWGGNRPLTGAHEARVRALFEHDIALYSAHLPLDAHTTFGNSRLLASTLGLTPTGGFAAYQHIHCGVRGEADLDTAALAARIRGWAAPLGHHAVVSPIPAGHRTRRWAICSGSGAQQETLREAYATGVDTLIVGEGPHWSAVEAEESGLVIVYAGHYATETLGVRALTEHLGAHFDLPWEFVHAPTGL is encoded by the coding sequence ATGACAGTCTCGCTCAGCGATCTCGCGGCCTACCTCGAGCCGCTACTCCAGATCTCCACGACGCCGGACTATCCGCCGGCGCTCAACGGCGTGCAGGTCGGGCATCGCGGGCCTGTGCGGAAACTGGCGGCGGCGGTTGACGCGTCACAGCGCACGATTGCGATGGCAGCCGCCGCCAATGCCAACGTGCTCCTCGTGCACCACGGCCTGTTCTGGGGTGGCAACCGTCCCCTGACCGGCGCGCACGAAGCGCGCGTGCGCGCCCTCTTCGAGCACGACATCGCGCTGTACTCGGCGCACTTGCCGCTCGATGCGCACACCACGTTCGGCAACTCGCGCCTGTTAGCGTCAACGCTCGGCCTTACGCCGACCGGCGGCTTCGCGGCATACCAGCACATTCACTGCGGCGTTCGTGGCGAGGCAGACCTCGACACTGCGGCGCTGGCCGCGCGCATTCGCGGGTGGGCCGCGCCCCTGGGCCATCACGCCGTCGTGTCCCCCATTCCGGCCGGCCATCGCACCCGGCGCTGGGCCATTTGCTCGGGCTCCGGCGCGCAGCAGGAGACTCTGCGCGAAGCGTATGCCACAGGAGTGGACACGCTCATCGTTGGCGAAGGTCCGCACTGGAGCGCGGTGGAGGCGGAGGAGTCCGGGCTCGTGATCGTCTACGCTGGTCACTATGCGACCGAGACGCTGGGGGTCCGCGCGCTCACCGAACACCTGGGCGCGCACTTCGACCTGCCGTGGGAGTTCGTGCACGCGCCGACCGGGCTGTGA
- a CDS encoding prepilin-type N-terminal cleavage/methylation domain-containing protein, protein MTAARLRRGFTLIELLIVVVIIGIIAAIAVPKFQNTKGKANAAALRADLRNLASAQEAYFHEHSAYTNDASLLKYSTSKGVVLTIISANNMGWSAKVTHPQSFPLTCAVYSGTVPSPPYPGDPEGVVSCR, encoded by the coding sequence TTGACCGCAGCACGACTTCGACGCGGCTTCACGCTCATCGAGCTACTGATTGTCGTGGTGATCATCGGGATCATCGCGGCCATCGCCGTCCCGAAGTTCCAGAACACGAAGGGGAAGGCAAACGCCGCCGCGCTGCGCGCCGACCTCCGCAATCTGGCGAGCGCCCAGGAAGCCTATTTCCACGAGCACTCCGCGTACACGAACGACGCCTCCCTGCTGAAGTACAGCACGAGCAAAGGCGTGGTGCTCACGATCATTTCGGCCAACAACATGGGATGGTCGGCCAAGGTGACCCACCCGCAGTCGTTTCCGCTGACCTGCGCGGTCTACTCGGGCACCGTGCCGTCCCCGCCGTATCCCGGAGATCCCGAGGGAGTCGTCAGCTGTCGCTGA
- a CDS encoding GWxTD domain-containing protein, with protein MTSHYPASVRRLSALGLCLVIAACGGASGAAGSSAPGVQRDQRVISFDPTPIYRQMGLIARGVPFPVVGRVAYVPAASPDTTHVALVVGFSPNALRFNRETDNRFRANYSVGITVERDGQLAFTTETTETVVVGSFRETERGDESVVFQEIFDLRPGEYRLTLVLRDVSSQRGVTEQLTLQVPDFQQRALSTPVPVNKVIARETRDSLPFILARPRAMASLGQDSVLPLYLESLSPGDTLLELVARTEGGRVMWTELAGLRPHEGIATGVIQVPVTRLGIGVSQLSFIGSGGRDTASTFVYVGFGDDLPIARFEDMLQFLRYFARPARLQALREAPEEQRPAAWLAFMRETDSIPTTPVHEDLRAYFGRLLRANARFREDGVAGWMSDRGKVFIVLGEPDQIFEPTVTDFGRARQQLWEYRDRALQLQFFDQTGAGRWRLTQTSDARFEVELRRQLR; from the coding sequence ATGACCTCTCACTACCCCGCCTCCGTGCGACGCCTCTCGGCGCTCGGCCTCTGCCTCGTGATTGCAGCCTGCGGCGGCGCGTCCGGTGCCGCGGGAAGCTCGGCCCCGGGCGTCCAGCGCGACCAGCGCGTCATTTCCTTCGACCCTACGCCGATCTACCGGCAGATGGGACTCATCGCGCGCGGCGTGCCGTTTCCGGTCGTGGGCCGCGTAGCCTACGTGCCGGCCGCGAGCCCGGACACGACGCACGTCGCGCTCGTCGTGGGCTTCTCGCCCAACGCGCTGCGCTTCAACCGGGAGACGGACAACCGCTTCCGCGCCAACTACAGCGTGGGCATCACGGTCGAGCGCGACGGGCAACTGGCCTTCACGACCGAGACCACGGAGACGGTCGTCGTCGGCTCCTTCCGCGAGACGGAACGAGGCGACGAGAGCGTGGTCTTCCAGGAAATCTTTGACCTGCGGCCCGGGGAGTATCGCCTGACGCTGGTCCTGCGCGACGTCAGCAGCCAGCGCGGCGTGACCGAGCAGCTGACGTTGCAGGTGCCCGACTTCCAGCAGCGCGCGCTCTCGACGCCGGTGCCGGTCAACAAGGTGATCGCGCGCGAGACGCGCGATTCCCTGCCGTTCATCCTTGCGCGCCCGCGGGCCATGGCGTCTCTGGGCCAGGATTCCGTGCTACCTCTGTATCTCGAAAGCCTGTCTCCCGGCGACACGCTGCTCGAACTCGTGGCCCGGACCGAGGGTGGGCGGGTGATGTGGACCGAGCTCGCCGGGCTCCGTCCGCACGAGGGCATCGCCACGGGCGTGATCCAGGTGCCGGTGACGCGCCTCGGCATCGGCGTCTCGCAGCTGTCGTTCATCGGCAGCGGCGGTCGCGACACCGCGAGCACCTTCGTGTACGTGGGCTTCGGTGACGACCTGCCGATTGCGCGCTTCGAGGATATGCTGCAGTTCCTGCGGTACTTCGCGCGCCCCGCACGCCTGCAGGCCCTGCGCGAAGCGCCAGAGGAGCAGCGCCCCGCGGCGTGGCTGGCGTTTATGCGCGAGACGGATTCCATCCCCACGACGCCCGTGCACGAAGACCTCCGCGCGTACTTCGGGCGGCTGCTGCGCGCCAACGCCCGGTTCCGCGAGGACGGCGTCGCCGGATGGATGTCCGACCGCGGGAAGGTCTTCATCGTGCTCGGCGAACCGGACCAGATCTTCGAACCCACGGTCACGGACTTCGGCCGCGCGCGGCAGCAGCTGTGGGAGTATCGCGATCGCGCCCTGCAGCTGCAGTTCTTTGACCAGACGGGCGCAGGGCGCTGGCGGCTGACGCAGACGAGCGACGCGCGCTTCGAGGTGGAGCTCCGCCGCCAGCTCCGGTGA
- a CDS encoding ABC transporter permease, producing the protein MLELALVPFLEAAVRTATPLAFAALGELVVERSGTINLGLEGMIIAGCVGGAAAATWGGAGAGYLGAAAAGLAMALLFALFVVRLGTDQIITGTALTVLGLGVSGTWFHLAPASLGAGTAFPTTGAVALPLLSELPLVGRVLFTQAVPTYALLVAVPVLAWWMARTHAGLALRAVGESPEATAAAGLAPSRIRTVAICFGGVMGGLCGGTLVLAQVGAFNEGMSAGRGFIAIAIVVLGRWTPWGTAGAALVFGAAFALQYLVQSLGLDLPYQLFLATPYVLTLLLLASLRGRARAPAHLGRADAA; encoded by the coding sequence ATGCTCGAACTCGCGCTCGTGCCCTTTCTCGAAGCGGCGGTGCGCACCGCCACGCCGCTGGCCTTCGCCGCGCTCGGCGAGCTCGTCGTGGAGCGTTCCGGCACCATCAATTTGGGGTTGGAGGGAATGATCATCGCCGGTTGCGTCGGCGGAGCGGCGGCGGCGACGTGGGGTGGGGCAGGCGCCGGCTATCTCGGCGCCGCGGCCGCCGGGTTGGCGATGGCGCTGCTCTTCGCGCTGTTCGTGGTGCGCCTCGGCACCGACCAGATCATCACCGGCACGGCGCTGACGGTGCTCGGGCTTGGCGTTTCGGGGACCTGGTTCCACCTCGCACCTGCGTCGCTCGGAGCAGGCACGGCATTTCCGACGACCGGTGCCGTTGCGCTCCCGCTGCTGTCGGAGCTTCCGCTCGTCGGGCGCGTGCTCTTCACGCAGGCCGTGCCGACCTACGCACTGCTCGTCGCCGTGCCCGTGCTCGCGTGGTGGATGGCGCGTACACACGCGGGCTTGGCGTTGCGGGCAGTGGGCGAGTCGCCTGAGGCCACCGCAGCGGCGGGGCTCGCGCCGTCGCGGATTCGCACCGTGGCTATCTGCTTTGGCGGCGTGATGGGCGGACTGTGCGGCGGCACGCTTGTGCTTGCGCAGGTGGGCGCGTTCAACGAGGGAATGAGCGCCGGCCGTGGCTTCATCGCGATCGCGATCGTCGTGCTGGGGCGTTGGACGCCGTGGGGAACGGCCGGCGCCGCGCTGGTGTTCGGTGCGGCCTTCGCGCTGCAGTATCTCGTGCAGTCCCTCGGGCTCGACCTCCCGTATCAGCTGTTTCTCGCGACGCCCTACGTGCTCACGCTGCTCTTGCTGGCGTCGCTGCGCGGGCGGGCGCGGGCCCCCGCGCATCTCGGACGCGCCGACGCAGCCTAG
- a CDS encoding BMP family protein, translated as MHSELRVQLIRHIAWTVVFIHSLALPILGCGGAASDVQENQGFRVALLTPGPVSDQSWNAAAYDGLMRIRDSLGATVRQVQTRTPAEFEENYRQYGASGYSLVIGHGFEFQEAAQRVAPAYPQSIFATTGGTGVGPNIAAMSFAFDEPSYLAGMAAAGVSKSKILAVIGGTELPPVRASFDAFVAGAKAIDPSIRVRTAFLGNWDDAGAGKEQALALIARGADVIFQNADAAGQGIFQAVRESRGVWIIGSNADQNALAPDVTLGSVVIDIPHAFLLLADEVKSGRFAPRVVRFATASDVVRWVPNPAVSAIPPSLASRIDSTRAAFAADRGPTLAAPQ; from the coding sequence ATTCACAGCGAGTTACGTGTGCAGTTAATACGCCACATCGCTTGGACTGTCGTCTTTATCCACAGCCTCGCTCTCCCCATTCTTGGCTGCGGGGGCGCTGCCTCGGATGTCCAAGAAAATCAAGGCTTTCGGGTCGCTTTGCTGACGCCGGGACCGGTCTCCGATCAATCCTGGAACGCCGCGGCCTACGACGGCCTGATGCGCATCCGCGACTCCCTCGGAGCGACCGTCCGTCAGGTGCAGACGCGCACTCCAGCCGAGTTCGAGGAGAACTACCGGCAGTACGGCGCCAGCGGCTATTCGCTCGTGATTGGCCACGGTTTCGAGTTCCAGGAAGCCGCCCAGCGCGTCGCGCCGGCATATCCGCAGTCGATCTTCGCCACGACCGGCGGCACGGGCGTTGGCCCGAATATCGCCGCGATGAGCTTCGCCTTCGACGAACCGTCCTATCTCGCCGGGATGGCGGCCGCGGGCGTCTCGAAGTCCAAGATTCTTGCGGTCATCGGAGGCACGGAGCTCCCGCCGGTGCGGGCGAGCTTCGATGCCTTCGTGGCGGGCGCAAAGGCGATCGATCCGAGCATCCGCGTTCGCACGGCCTTCCTCGGCAACTGGGACGACGCCGGTGCGGGCAAGGAGCAGGCCTTGGCGCTCATCGCGCGCGGGGCCGACGTGATCTTCCAGAACGCCGACGCCGCAGGCCAGGGCATCTTCCAAGCCGTGCGCGAGTCGCGCGGCGTCTGGATCATCGGATCGAACGCAGACCAGAACGCACTGGCGCCGGACGTGACGCTGGGCTCCGTCGTCATCGATATCCCGCACGCGTTCCTGTTGCTCGCCGATGAGGTGAAATCCGGTCGCTTCGCACCGCGGGTCGTGCGCTTCGCGACCGCCTCGGACGTCGTGCGTTGGGTTCCCAACCCGGCGGTCTCCGCGATTCCCCCGTCGCTCGCGTCGCGCATCGACAGCACTCGCGCAGCGTTTGCCGCCGACCGAGGCCCCACGCTGGCAGCACCGCAATGA
- a CDS encoding serine/threonine protein kinase produces the protein MTRDALVGSTLAGYTLLDRVGEGGTATVYRATHPEHGTVAFKVLREKLRQDRTAVARFTREAGFGTRVQHPNVIRTIQTGEDGGIPFLVIEWAAGELLESYAKRHAPFPPDEVASVISQIAGAVYAAHVAGIVHRDLKPDNVMYDHDSRTVKLLDFGIATATDATPDQRLTRAGFFVGTLMYVAPEALSGEIVSPAADQYSLATMAYLFLTGTLPYTARSPRDMFTQLLSQPPVPLNKAKPDIVFRPEVEAVVMKGLAKLPSDRYADVVAFADALAEVLTDPFPAANAGGSLLSKMKGLFGR, from the coding sequence GTGACACGCGATGCCCTCGTCGGATCGACATTGGCCGGGTACACCCTCCTCGACCGAGTCGGCGAAGGGGGGACTGCGACCGTCTACCGCGCCACGCACCCGGAACACGGAACGGTGGCCTTCAAAGTGCTGCGCGAGAAGCTCCGCCAGGACCGCACCGCCGTGGCGCGCTTCACGCGCGAGGCGGGCTTCGGCACGCGGGTGCAGCACCCGAACGTGATCCGCACGATTCAGACGGGCGAGGACGGCGGCATCCCGTTCCTCGTGATCGAGTGGGCGGCGGGCGAGTTGCTGGAGTCGTACGCCAAGCGGCACGCGCCGTTCCCGCCGGACGAGGTCGCGTCGGTCATCAGCCAGATCGCCGGGGCCGTCTATGCCGCGCACGTGGCCGGCATCGTGCATCGCGACCTCAAGCCGGATAACGTGATGTACGATCACGACAGCCGGACGGTCAAATTGCTCGATTTCGGCATCGCGACGGCGACCGACGCGACACCTGACCAGCGCCTGACGCGCGCCGGCTTCTTCGTCGGCACGCTGATGTACGTGGCACCCGAAGCGCTCTCCGGCGAGATCGTCTCGCCCGCTGCGGACCAATACTCGCTGGCCACGATGGCGTACCTGTTCCTCACGGGCACGCTGCCGTACACGGCGCGCAGCCCTCGGGATATGTTCACTCAGCTGCTCTCGCAGCCACCGGTCCCGCTGAACAAGGCCAAGCCCGACATCGTCTTCCGGCCCGAGGTCGAGGCCGTCGTGATGAAGGGGCTCGCCAAGCTGCCGAGCGACCGCTATGCGGATGTCGTCGCCTTTGCCGACGCGCTGGCCGAGGTGCTCACGGATCCGTTCCCCGCGGCGAACGCCGGCGGCAGCCTGCTGTCGAAGATGAAGGGTCTCTTCGGGCGCTGA
- the polA gene encoding DNA polymerase I: protein MSTPGRPRLYLIDGYALIYRSFHALGGGAPLRNARGENTGMAKGVSEFLRRLIEKHKPDYLGWVSDAGSSGREELLEAYKANRVALPDEEQQDFDTGVERVQQLLEAYRIPTLELDGFEADDVIATLAPQGVAAGLEVCVVSGDKDLLQLVEPGVWVLNPWHGPPGRTTEKWYGVENAHERLGVPAERVIDYLALVGDTADNVPGVKGIGDKGALALIEKWGTVENMLAHVEEIEPTRARNALKNHEAEARLSKQLVTLQRDLAVTLDLTSLTLDTPDWAALRDLFVELEFNSAARAAAVNAEAAGAAPSAALERSAESAADVEGHMVSARNARAAVPGTPDPVALDYRVADTPELVAAVIAEARAAGVIAVDTETVLDDGAPPIITPMRANLVAISVGTAPGKAWYLPFAHRAPGSAQGGLALGDAPAPVKAKAGAAPASIAARLLAEGPQPVVNLPSLDSDAMAPLRALLEDASVKKTAHNVKYDLLVLRRAGITLRGVDFDSMLASYVLDPSRRSHAIDALAVEFLGVAMTGYDELCGKGKQQMPYDEVPIVAARDYSCADSDVALRLRELFLPRLAEQDAMALLREVELPLVDVLAEMEWTGITIDVPWFRSLKTRFETARLELEKQIHAEAGETFNVNSNPQLRTILFEKLGLPIKKKTATGPSTDASVLQELADEGHVLPQLLMEHRELAKLESTYLDTLPGLVNPRTGRLHTSYAQTVASTGRLASHDPNLQNIPIRRELGKDIRRGFIPRAGWMLLAADYSQIELRLLAHLSGDPAFVAAFEAGGDIHRQTASVIFGVPLEAVTSEMRSRAKTINFATIYGQGAHALSRQLKIEHAEAKAFIETYFERFAGVRQWLDGSVADARERGYVETLFKRRRYIPEIKDRNFNTRAFGERLAQNSPIQGSAADLIKVAMIRIQAALEAERLASRMLLQVHDELVFECPPEEEPRLRALVNREMTAAVKLRVPLVVDIGAGENWLVAKA, encoded by the coding sequence ATGAGTACTCCCGGACGCCCGCGACTCTATCTCATCGACGGCTACGCGCTGATCTACCGCTCGTTCCACGCGCTGGGCGGCGGCGCGCCGCTGCGCAACGCCCGCGGCGAAAACACCGGGATGGCCAAGGGCGTCAGCGAGTTCCTGCGTCGATTGATCGAGAAGCACAAACCCGACTACCTCGGCTGGGTCAGCGACGCCGGTTCCTCCGGGCGCGAGGAACTGCTTGAGGCCTACAAGGCCAACCGCGTCGCGCTGCCGGATGAAGAGCAGCAGGACTTCGACACCGGCGTCGAGCGCGTGCAGCAACTGCTCGAAGCCTATCGGATCCCGACGCTCGAACTCGACGGCTTCGAGGCGGACGACGTCATCGCCACGCTCGCGCCGCAGGGCGTGGCGGCGGGCCTCGAGGTCTGTGTCGTCTCCGGCGACAAGGACTTGCTACAGCTCGTCGAGCCAGGCGTGTGGGTGCTGAACCCCTGGCACGGTCCGCCAGGACGTACCACCGAGAAGTGGTATGGCGTCGAGAACGCGCACGAGCGACTCGGCGTCCCCGCAGAGCGCGTGATCGACTACCTGGCGCTCGTCGGCGACACTGCCGACAACGTTCCCGGCGTGAAGGGCATCGGCGACAAAGGCGCGCTCGCCCTGATCGAGAAGTGGGGCACGGTCGAGAATATGCTCGCGCACGTGGAGGAGATCGAACCGACGCGCGCACGCAACGCCCTCAAGAACCACGAAGCCGAGGCGCGGCTCTCCAAGCAGCTCGTGACGCTGCAGCGCGACCTCGCCGTCACGCTGGATCTCACGAGCCTCACGCTCGACACTCCGGACTGGGCCGCGCTGCGCGACCTCTTCGTGGAACTGGAGTTCAATAGCGCGGCCCGCGCGGCGGCGGTCAACGCCGAGGCTGCGGGCGCCGCGCCGAGCGCCGCGCTCGAGCGCTCCGCCGAGTCGGCGGCGGACGTCGAAGGCCATATGGTGAGCGCGCGCAACGCCCGTGCCGCCGTGCCGGGAACGCCGGATCCGGTAGCGCTGGATTACCGCGTCGCGGACACGCCGGAGCTCGTCGCCGCGGTAATCGCAGAAGCACGCGCCGCAGGTGTCATCGCGGTGGACACCGAGACGGTGCTCGACGATGGCGCGCCGCCGATCATCACCCCGATGCGCGCGAACCTCGTGGCGATCTCCGTCGGCACGGCGCCCGGCAAGGCCTGGTACCTGCCCTTCGCGCACCGTGCGCCGGGCTCTGCGCAGGGCGGCCTCGCGCTCGGTGACGCGCCGGCACCGGTGAAGGCGAAGGCCGGCGCGGCCCCGGCCAGCATCGCCGCGCGCCTGCTTGCCGAGGGGCCGCAGCCGGTCGTGAACCTCCCGTCCCTGGACAGCGACGCGATGGCGCCGTTGCGCGCGCTGCTCGAGGACGCGTCGGTCAAGAAGACCGCGCACAACGTGAAGTACGACCTGCTGGTGCTGCGACGCGCTGGCATCACGCTGCGCGGCGTGGACTTCGACTCGATGCTCGCCAGCTACGTACTCGACCCGAGCCGTCGTTCGCACGCCATCGATGCGCTCGCCGTGGAGTTTCTCGGCGTCGCGATGACCGGCTACGACGAGCTCTGCGGCAAGGGCAAGCAGCAGATGCCGTACGACGAGGTACCGATCGTCGCGGCGCGCGACTACTCCTGCGCCGACAGCGACGTCGCCCTGCGCTTGCGCGAGCTGTTCCTGCCGCGGCTCGCCGAGCAGGACGCGATGGCGTTGCTCCGGGAGGTGGAGCTCCCGCTCGTTGACGTGCTGGCCGAGATGGAGTGGACCGGCATCACCATCGATGTTCCGTGGTTCCGCTCGCTCAAGACGCGCTTTGAGACGGCGCGCCTTGAGCTCGAGAAGCAGATCCACGCCGAGGCGGGCGAGACGTTCAACGTCAACAGCAACCCGCAGCTGCGGACGATTCTCTTCGAGAAGCTCGGTCTGCCCATCAAGAAGAAGACGGCGACGGGGCCGAGTACCGACGCGAGTGTGCTACAAGAGCTCGCCGACGAAGGGCACGTGCTGCCGCAGCTCCTGATGGAGCACCGCGAGCTGGCCAAGCTCGAGAGCACGTACCTCGACACGCTGCCGGGCTTGGTGAACCCGCGCACCGGGCGCCTGCACACGTCGTATGCACAGACGGTCGCGAGCACCGGCCGCCTCGCCTCCCACGACCCGAATCTCCAGAACATCCCGATTCGCCGCGAGCTTGGAAAGGACATCCGGCGCGGCTTCATTCCGCGCGCGGGGTGGATGCTGCTGGCGGCTGACTACTCCCAGATTGAACTGCGCCTGCTCGCGCACCTGAGCGGCGACCCGGCGTTCGTCGCGGCGTTTGAGGCCGGCGGCGACATCCACCGCCAGACGGCGAGTGTCATCTTCGGCGTGCCCCTCGAGGCCGTGACCTCCGAGATGCGCTCGCGCGCCAAGACCATCAACTTCGCCACGATCTACGGCCAGGGCGCCCACGCGCTCTCGCGGCAGCTCAAGATCGAACACGCCGAGGCCAAGGCCTTCATCGAGACGTACTTCGAGCGCTTCGCCGGCGTGCGCCAGTGGCTCGATGGCTCGGTGGCCGATGCCCGGGAGCGCGGGTACGTCGAGACGCTGTTCAAACGGCGGCGCTACATCCCGGAGATCAAGGACCGCAACTTCAACACCCGCGCCTTCGGCGAGCGGCTCGCGCAGAACTCCCCGATCCAAGGATCCGCGGCCGATCTCATCAAGGTGGCGATGATTCGCATCCAGGCGGCTCTCGAGGCGGAGCGACTTGCATCGCGGATGCTGCTGCAGGTGCACGACGAGCTGGTGTTCGAGTGCCCGCCGGAGGAAGAGCCCCGCCTGCGCGCGTTGGTCAATCGCGAGATGACGGCAGCGGTCAAGCTCCGGGTGCCGCTGGTCGTGGACATCGGCGCCGGCGAGAATTGGTTGGTCGCCAAGGCGTGA